One Podarcis muralis chromosome 1, rPodMur119.hap1.1, whole genome shotgun sequence genomic window carries:
- the NEK9 gene encoding serine/threonine-protein kinase Nek9 — protein MSLGEYERHCDSINSDFDNESSGRSGPRPGPVLGGEQEELHYAPIRVLGRGAFGEATLYRRTEDDSLVVWKEVDLTRLSEKERRDALNEIVILALLQHDNIIAYYNHFMDNTTLLIELEYCNGGNLYDKILRQKDKLFEEEMVVWYLFQIASAVSCIHREGILHRDIKTLNIFLTKANLIKLGDYGLAKKLNSEYSMAETLVGTPYYMSPELCQGVKYNFKSDIWAVGCVAFELLTLKRTFDATNPLNLCLKIVQGNRAMEVDSSVYSLDLIHMVHSCLDQDPEKRPTADELLESPLISKHRREMEEKVVLLNGPNKRPRTSTMNEAPIAVVTSRTSEVYVWGGGKSSPQKLDAIKSGCSARQVCAGNTHFAVVTVEKELYTWVNMQGGTKLHGQLGHGDKASYRQPKHVEKLQGKAIRQVSCGDDFTVCITDEGQAFAFGSDYYGCIGVSKAFGSEVLEPRQLTVFLSNPVEQVSCGDNHVAVLTRNREVYTWGCGEYGRLGLDSEEDHSLPQKVEIQKTSNIVSVQCGSDGTFLLTQAGKVLACGLNEFNKLGLNQCTSGIINHDAYQEIPYTTCFTLAKKLSFYKVRTIAPGKTHTAAIDERGRLLTFGSNKCGQLGVGDYKKRLGINLLGGPLGGKQVIRVSCGDEFTIAATDDNHIFAWGNGGNGRLAMTPTERAHSSDICTSWPRPIFGSLHYVPDLSCRGWHTIIIVEKVINSKTILRSSSSGLSIGTVAQSSTAEGGEEEESERDSETPDPSRGFRGTMEADHGMGDRISATEAVADSSAASSSCPSWLRKELENAEFIPMPENPSLVSLASSESDKETLPYDELKGLHLASPTHVDNKSEAGSWRQPLDSAEPCSGQKTFGVPTACKCSLLQTEVERLHGLISKCLADQQVLQQQTNRLSAQLQSLSRRTEGSQQLEAHSKATQTSKEEMEADPKPDLDSDSWCLLGTDSCRFSL, from the exons ATGTCTCTGGGCGAGTACGAGCGGCACTGCGACTCCATCAACTCCGACTTCGACAACGAGTCTTCCGGCAGGAGCGGCCCCCGGCCTGGCCCTGTCCTAGGCGGCGAGCAAGAGGAGCTGCATTATGCCCCCATCCGCGTCCTGGGCCGGGGCGCCTTCGGAGAGGCCACCTTGTACCGCCGGACCGAG GATGACTCACTTGTAGTGTGGAAGGAAGTGGATCTTACAAGACTGTCAGAAAAAGAACGCCGTGATGCTTTGAATGAGATTGTTATCCTTGCACTTTTGCAACATGACAACATCATTGCCTATTACAATCACTTCATGGATAACACTACACTTCTGATTGAACTGGAATACTGTAATG GGGGAAATCTCTATGATAAGATCCTGCGGCAGAAAGACAAGTTGTTTGAGGAAGAG ATGGTAGTGTGGTACCTATTTCAGATTGCATCAGCAGTGAGCTGCATCCACAGGGAAGGAATCCTtcacag AGATATAAAGACACTGAATATCTTCCTCACTAAAGCAAATCTTATAAAACTGGGTGACTATGGTTTGGCGAAAAAGCTGAACTCTGAATATTCGATGGCTGAAACA TTGGTAGGAACCCCGTACTATATGTCTCCAGAGCTCTGCCAGGGAGTAAAATACAACTTCAAATCTGATATCTGGGCAGTTGGTTGTGTTGCCTTTGAGCTCCTCACACTGAAAAGAACTTTTGATGCAACA AATCCCTTGAACCTCTGTTTGAAGATTGTGCAAGGGAACCGAGCAATGGAGGTAGATTCCAGTGTTTATTCTCTGGACCTCATCCACATGGTCCACTCCTGCCTTGATCAG GATCCTGAGAAGAGGCCGACTGCTGATGAGCTGCTCGAGAGTCCCCTTATCAGCAAGCACAGGAG GGAGATGGAAGAGAAAGTTGTGCTGCTTAATGGCCCAAACAAACGACCAAG AACAAGCACCATGAACGAGGCTCCTATTGCTGTGGTGACATCACGCACGAGTGAAGTATATGTCTGGGGGGGTGGGAAGTCATCCCCTCAGAAGCTAGATGCCATTAAAAGTGGCTGCAGTGCACGACAGGTCTGTGCAGGAAACACCCATTTTGCAGTGGTTACAGTGGAAAAGGAGCTCTATACTTGGGTG AACATGCAAGGGGGCACCAAACTGCATGGCCAACTGGGACATGGAGACAAAGCCTCCTATCGGCAGCCTAAGCATGTGGAAAAACTGCAGGGCAAAGCCATTCGCCAAGTGTCTTGTGGAGATGACTTTACTGTCTGCATCACAG ATGAGGGCCAAGCCTTTGCCTTCGGCTCAGACTACTATGGCTGTATAGGTGTTTCCAAGGCATTTGGTTCTGAGGTTTTGGAGCCCAGGCAGCTGACCGTGTTCCTCAGCAACCCAGTGGAGCAGGTTTCTTGTGGAGATAACCATGTGGCTGTGCTGACCCGAAACCGAGAGGTCTATACATGGGGCTGTGGAGAATACG GTCGCTTAGGTTTGGATTCAGAAGAGGATCACAGCCTCCCCCAGAAG GTAGAAATTCAGAAGACTTCCAATATTGTTTCAGTCCAGTGTGGCAGTGATGGAACCTTCCTACTCACACAGGCAGGCAAGGTTTTGGCTTGCGGTCTGAATGAGTTCAACAAACTGGGCCTGAACCAATGCACTTCAGGGATCATTAATCATGAT GCTTACCAAGAAATTCCATACACCACCTGCTTCACTTTGGCCAAGAAACTCTCCTTCTACAAGGTTCGCACCATTGCCCCAGGGAAGACACACACAGCTGCCATAGATG AACGGGGTCGTTTGCTTACCTTTGGCTCCAACAAGTGTGGGCAGCTGGGTGTTGGAGACTATAAGAAACGTCTGGGTATTAATCTGCTAGGAGGACCTCTTGGGGGGAAGCAGGTCATCAGGGTTTCCTGTGGTGATGAGTTCACTATAGCTGCTACTGATG ATAACCATATCTTTGCCTGGGGTAATGGCGGAAATGGCCGTTTAGCAATGACACCAACAGAAAGGGCTCATAGTTCTGATATTTGTACATCATGGCCTCGGCCCATTTTTGGTTCCCTGCATTACGTCCCTGATTTATCTTGCCGTGGCTGGCACACCATCATAATTGTTG AAAAAGTTATAAATTCTAAAACCATCCTCCGCTCCAGTAGCAGTGGCCTCTCTATTGGGACTG TGGCCCAAAGCTCTACAGCtgaaggaggagaagaggaggaaagtgAGCGGGACTCTGAGACCCCTGACCCCAGCAGAGGTTTCCGAGGAACCATGGAAGCAGACCACGGGATGGGGGATCGGATTAGTGCAACAGAAGCAGTTGCAGACAGCAGTGCTGCCAGTAGCTCCTGCCCTAGCTGGTTACGCAAG gAGCTGGAGAATGCAGAGTTCATCCCCATGCCTGAAAACCCCTCTCTTGTGAGCCTAGCCTCTTCAGAATCTGACAAAGAAACTCTTCCCTACGATGAGCTCAAGGGACTGCACTTGGCTTCACCCACACATGTCGATAACAAGTCTGAAGCAGGATCTTGG CGGCAACCCTTGGATTCAGCAGAGCCCTGTAGTGGGCAGAAGACATTTGGGGTACCAACTGCATGCAAATGCAGTTTGCTGCAGACTGAAGTGGAACGTCTGCATGGCTTAATATCAAAGTGTTTGGCTGACCAGCAGGTGCTGCAGCAACAAACCAACCGTCTCAGTGCCCAGCTCCAGAGTCTCTCCAGGAGGACAGAAGGGTCACAGCAG CTTGAGGCTCATTCCAAAGCCACACAAACATCCAaggaagagatggaagcagatCCAAAGCCTGACTTGGATTCTGACTCCTGGTGTCTCCTGGGAACTGACTCATGCCGCTTCAGCCTGTAG
- the ZC2HC1C gene encoding zinc finger C2HC domain-containing protein 1C — translation MAHLQLAVCSHMDPMAANSNLPATSQERCHPEALKEPVQLEHLRSNIQQQFLCNKDKKLADLHIQKGRSSSCSQPTETSQLILEKAGFYSAGPRNWYFKGQANSLPSHWRTKRREGVDRSYPLKPVFPHTAGNVHLPSSWQVGSPPARKTPPISPSSEKKGRSHAVKTHHVRVPSPFSVEQSKRAASHSRRAESGYIQKLEAAGRSLEEEIQRKEALLREKLRRTEEELRRIQWERQQAEAEGRRQRGGLCMPERKAAGITQGHVSRSVAQTRDCQKVHIPDSPAVSVGTALPPQALHMEKLKKQRLVASNSKIRENVSQISATSSPELASIRDQAPSAAASLGQVDCVAAEPSYTEAPSSVEDWGECNFCGRKLYCSRLEKHISICRKNHGSKRKVFDSSKARAKGTELETYYLLKGTDTSQKKNSRQNFEASKQNSELSKQSNWRQKHESFIKTLRRARELQRVISKGGKASDLPPAPAMENPDYKLCPYCTRQFAPKVAERHIPKCKNIKNRPPPPQQKKR, via the exons ATGGCTCATTTGCAGCTGGCTGTGTGTTCACATATGGATCCAATGGCGGCCAATTCCAACCTTCCTGCAACAAGCCAGGAAAGATGCCACCCTGAGGCTCTTAAAGAGCCGGTCCAGCTAGAACACTTGAGGAGTAATATCCAGCAGCAATTCCTGTGCAACAAAGATAAGAAGCTGGCAGATCTTCATATCCAAAAAGGGCGGAGCTCTTCTTGTTCTCAGCCTACAGAAACTAGTCAACTGATCTTGGAGAAGGCAGGTTTCTATTCTGCTGGCCCACGCAATTGGTACTTCAAAGGCCAGGCCAACAGTCTGCCCTCCCACTGGAGAACCAAACGGAGAGAAGGTGTGGACAGGTCATACCCTCTCAAACCAGTCTTTCCCCATACAGCTGGGAATGTTCACCTGCCCAGTTCTTGGCAAGTTGGGAGCCCACCAGCTAGAAAGACTCCTCCCATTAGCCCTAGCTCAGAGAAAAAAGGAAGGTCACATGCAGTCAAGACTCATCATGTTAGAGTGCCTTCTCCTTTTTCTGTAGAGCAATCCAAGAGAGCAGCTTCTCATTCCCGTAGGGCAGAGTCGGGCtacattcaaaaactggaggCTGCTGGGCGGAGCTTAGAGGAGGAGATCCAGCGAAAGGAGGCCCTGCTCAGGGAGAAGCTGAGGAGAACGGAAGAAGAGCTTCGAAGAATCCAGTGGGAGAGGCAGCAGGCAGAAGCAGAAGGAAGACGGCAGCGGGGAGGACTATGTATGCCTGAGAGGAAAGCAGCAGGTATTACTCAGGGCCATGTTTCCAGATCTGTAGCTCAAACGCGTGACTGTCAAAAGGTACATATTCCAGACAGCCCTGCTGTCTCAGTGGGGACTGCCCTGCCTCCCCAGGCACTCCACATGGAAAAGCTAAAAAAGCAAAGATTGGTGGCTAGCAACAGTAAAATTCGAGAGAATGTATCCCAGATTTCAGCCACTTCTAGCCCAGAACTGGCTTCCATACGTGACCAGGCTCCTTCCGCAGCAGCCTCATTGGGACAGGTTGACTGTGTGGCAGCAGAACCCTCATATACAGAGGCTCCAAGCAGTGTAGAGGATTGGGGAGAGTGCAATTTCTGTGGGCGAAAGCTTTATTGCTCCAGGTTGGAGAAGCACATAAGCATCTGCAGGAAGAATCATGGCTCCAAGAGAAAAGTGTTTGATTCAAGCAAGGCTAGAGCAAAAGGCACCGAATTAGAGACCTATTATCTATTGAAGGGTACAGACACCTCTCAG AAAAAGAATTCCAGACAAAATTTTGAGGCTTCCAAGCAAAACAGTGAGCTATCTAAGCAAAGCAACTGGAGACAGAAGCACGAATCGTTCATCAAGACATTGCGTAGGGCTCGTGAGCTGCAACGAGTAATCTCCAAAGGAGGGAAGGCATCAGACCTCCCCCCAGCCCCTGCTATGGAGAACCCAGACTACAAGTTATGCCCTTATTGCACCCGTCAGTTTGCACCTAAGGTGGCTGAGAGACACATTCCCAAGTGCAAGAAcattaagaacagacccccaccGCCACAGCAAAAGAAGCGCTGA
- the LOC114591878 gene encoding acylphosphatase-1 isoform X5 — MAPAAMAEGDGLISVDYEVFGKVQGVFFRKNTQTEGKKLGVVGWVQNTDYGTVQGQIQGPTVKVRQLQEWLQKTGSPKSRIDRAEFRNEKKIARLEHSDFCIVK; from the exons ATG GCGCCAGCGGCCATGGCGGAGGGAGACGGCCTCATTTCAGTGGACTACGAAGTGTTCGGGAAAGTCCAAGGGGTGTTTTTCCGCAAAAACACGCAG actGAAGGAAAGAAGTTGGGTGTCGTTGGCTGGGTGCAGAATACTGACTATGGCACTGTGCAAGGCCAAATCCAAGGTCCTACTGTCAAGGTGCGACAACTTCAAGAATGGCTTCAGAAGACAGGAAGCCCCAAGTCCCGCATCGACAGAGCTGAATTCCGCAATGAGAAGAAGATTGCTCGTTTAGAGCATAGTGACTTTTGTATTGTCAAATAA
- the LOC114591878 gene encoding acylphosphatase-1 isoform X6, producing the protein MAPSLVAAEITVVFSQHLQGWAIWDPDPRRLLFCLIAFLLLVQAPAAMAEGDGLISVDYEVFGKVQGVFFRKNTQTEGKKLGVVGWVQNTDYGTVQGQIQGPTVKVRQLQEWLQKTGSPKSRIDRAEFRNEKKIARLEHSDFCIVK; encoded by the exons ATGGCTCCTTCGCTGGTGGCTGCGGAGATTACCGTCGTCTTCTCCCAGCATTTGCAGGGGTGGGCAATATGGGACCCTGACCCTCGGCGTCTCCTTTTCTGCCTAATCGCGTTTCTGCTTTTGGTCCAGGCGCCAGCGGCCATGGCGGAGGGAGACGGCCTCATTTCAGTGGACTACGAAGTGTTCGGGAAAGTCCAAGGGGTGTTTTTCCGCAAAAACACGCAG actGAAGGAAAGAAGTTGGGTGTCGTTGGCTGGGTGCAGAATACTGACTATGGCACTGTGCAAGGCCAAATCCAAGGTCCTACTGTCAAGGTGCGACAACTTCAAGAATGGCTTCAGAAGACAGGAAGCCCCAAGTCCCGCATCGACAGAGCTGAATTCCGCAATGAGAAGAAGATTGCTCGTTTAGAGCATAGTGACTTTTGTATTGTCAAATAA
- the LOC114591878 gene encoding acylphosphatase-1 isoform X7: protein MAEGDGLISVDYEVFGKVQGVFFRKNTQTEGKKLGVVGWVQNTDYGTVQGQIQGPTVKVRQLQEWLQKTGSPKSRIDRAEFRNEKKIARLEHSDFCIVK, encoded by the exons ATGGCGGAGGGAGACGGCCTCATTTCAGTGGACTACGAAGTGTTCGGGAAAGTCCAAGGGGTGTTTTTCCGCAAAAACACGCAG actGAAGGAAAGAAGTTGGGTGTCGTTGGCTGGGTGCAGAATACTGACTATGGCACTGTGCAAGGCCAAATCCAAGGTCCTACTGTCAAGGTGCGACAACTTCAAGAATGGCTTCAGAAGACAGGAAGCCCCAAGTCCCGCATCGACAGAGCTGAATTCCGCAATGAGAAGAAGATTGCTCGTTTAGAGCATAGTGACTTTTGTATTGTCAAATAA